Proteins encoded in a region of the Halioglobus maricola genome:
- a CDS encoding alpha/beta hydrolase family esterase, producing the protein MKLFFKYLALALVLVIVGLALTASWYLRWDEIEPPQLPGQVQGGSLEHEGLERNWLAYVPDAAGENPPLVLVLHGSMSDGTVARSGTFYSFDVLAAREGFVVAYPDGIEQHWNDCRMHANYAANQRNIDDVGFLRKLVADLAERHGIDQTRVYVTGISNGGHMAYRMAMEAPELIAGAAPVVANMPVPDNLDCEQRGEAVPMYILNGTDDGINPYGGGTVELFGDASRALVLSAEASATYWAELAGYSGAGVREALPQSNPDDDTSLERLVWNEADKAPVELMTVRGGGHQFLHPVYSGPRILGTTSHQADGAELIWAFFSSI; encoded by the coding sequence ATGAAACTGTTTTTTAAATATCTGGCGCTCGCTCTGGTCCTCGTGATCGTTGGTCTGGCGCTCACGGCTTCCTGGTATTTGCGCTGGGATGAAATTGAACCGCCGCAATTGCCCGGCCAGGTGCAGGGAGGGTCGCTCGAGCACGAGGGTCTGGAGCGCAATTGGTTGGCCTATGTGCCTGACGCTGCCGGCGAAAACCCGCCGCTGGTACTCGTGCTTCACGGATCGATGTCTGATGGTACTGTCGCTCGTTCGGGCACGTTCTACAGCTTCGATGTGCTGGCTGCGCGCGAGGGTTTCGTGGTTGCCTACCCAGACGGAATTGAACAGCACTGGAACGATTGTCGGATGCACGCCAACTATGCCGCTAACCAGCGCAATATTGATGATGTTGGCTTCTTGCGGAAACTGGTGGCAGATTTGGCCGAGCGGCATGGTATCGACCAAACAAGGGTGTATGTCACCGGCATTTCCAATGGTGGCCATATGGCCTATCGCATGGCCATGGAAGCGCCAGAGCTGATTGCAGGCGCAGCGCCAGTCGTCGCGAATATGCCGGTGCCGGACAATCTGGATTGTGAGCAGCGTGGCGAGGCTGTGCCGATGTATATCCTCAATGGTACCGATGACGGCATCAATCCCTATGGCGGCGGGACGGTGGAGCTGTTCGGCGATGCCAGCCGGGCGCTAGTGCTATCGGCAGAGGCCAGCGCGACTTACTGGGCCGAACTGGCGGGATATAGCGGCGCTGGAGTGCGTGAGGCTTTGCCTCAGAGTAATCCGGATGATGACACTAGCCTTGAGCGCCTGGTATGGAATGAGGCGGACAAAGCACCTGTGGAACTGATGACTGTGCGCGGCGGGGGGCACCAGTTTTTGCATCCTGTATACAGCGGCCCGCGCATTCTGGGTACCACCAGCCATCAGGCGGATGGCGCAGAACTAATCTGGGCGTTCTTCTCCTCTATTTGA
- a CDS encoding DUF1330 domain-containing protein: MNEVETESLITELIELSHGTIDPSAEQIRNLLSGNLQGPFHFVNLLVFKEVADYPSDHELASHQLSGADAYDKYGAVALSQVTKRGGRLITLNNIEKKVVGDSRDWHRIATMEYRNIEAFTDMLMDPEYQAALVHRESGLEATEVLVTRPLITEPIG; this comes from the coding sequence ATGAATGAAGTGGAAACCGAGAGCCTGATTACCGAGCTAATTGAGCTTTCTCATGGCACTATCGATCCTAGCGCGGAGCAAATTCGTAACCTGTTGAGCGGTAATCTGCAGGGCCCCTTTCATTTTGTGAATCTGCTAGTTTTTAAGGAGGTTGCTGATTATCCCTCCGACCATGAGCTGGCTAGTCATCAACTAAGCGGTGCCGACGCATATGATAAGTACGGAGCGGTAGCGTTGTCGCAAGTTACCAAAAGGGGTGGACGCCTTATAACCCTGAACAACATTGAGAAAAAAGTAGTAGGAGATTCCAGAGATTGGCATCGAATCGCAACAATGGAGTATCGAAATATTGAAGCATTCACCGACATGCTCATGGATCCAGAGTATCAGGCGGCTCTGGTTCATCGAGAATCTGGTCTAGAGGCAACTGAAGTGTTGGTAACAAGACCCCTGATAACAGAGCCTATCGGATGA
- a CDS encoding TIGR02450 family Trp-rich protein encodes MNRINPKKLLNSKWTAIEPTKKEKHFIVSEVEFDEEDVVVLCSIEAVMSKRSIRIDWHELEDDSRWLHGWK; translated from the coding sequence ATGAATAGAATCAATCCGAAGAAGCTACTCAATAGCAAATGGACGGCCATAGAACCGACCAAGAAAGAAAAGCACTTCATAGTATCTGAAGTTGAATTCGACGAAGAGGACGTTGTCGTTCTGTGTTCCATTGAAGCAGTGATGTCAAAGCGATCTATTCGAATAGACTGGCATGAGCTGGAAGATGATAGTAGGTGGCTGCATGGTTGGAAATAG
- a CDS encoding error-prone DNA polymerase translates to MSIYAELHCLSCYSFLRGASHPHELVERAAQLGYRAIAVTDECSLAGIVKAHVAAKEAGIQLIVGSEFRLEEGFRLVALAPSRAAYSELSGLISTARRRSPKGEYQASLRDVIFHLKRCLLIWLPEEDSEQSRAWGKQLARLCKERVWLGISHLLGNNEVGRQQQLLAMARALNIPPVACGDVRMHAAARKPLHDVFTALHHNTSIAQLGMRRLGNSQQHLRSMKKIARLYHPQLLAETVAIARRCQFTLEELRYEYPEEVVPEGHSANSHLRALVAEGSKRRWPAGVPAKVQQRIERELALIEELEYEYYFLTVYDIVDFARTRGILCQGRGSAANSVVCYCLGITEISPEQISLLFERFISKERDEPPDIDVDFEHERREEVIQYIYRKYSRKRAALAATLITYRARSAVRDVGKALGLDPAFVDDLARSMAWWDRTGDLKQRFEEQGVAGHNHQAELFYSLVQQILGFPRHLSQHVGGFVITRSPISTLVPVENASMAERTVIQWDKQDIEALGLLKVDVLALGMLSAIRKSLQMLHRYNPAIKTVSDIPKEDKATYQMLQQADTVGVFQIESRAQMSMLPRLKPACFYDLVIEIAIVRPGPIQGDMVHPYLRRKQGLEPVTYPSEAIKEVLESTLGVPIFQEQVIKLAMVAAGFSGGEADQLRRAIANWGRDSRLGEFEQKLTKGMIERGYDADFARRLFNQIKGFAGYGFPESHSASFALLAYVSSWLKRHHPAAFFAGLLNSQPMGFYSPSQLVQDARRHGVAMLPIDVNQSLWDHELLDDPTHPVRLGLRLVKGLSREGAQRLVEARQQAPFRQVSDLRRRAQLNKRDMEALADADALNSLSGHRHQSQWQIMALEESRPLLRDEEYQSGRYFNDEVLLPAPAVAEEVLSDYRATGLTLRAHPMSLLRERAPFNRCKRHSDLATLGNKRFVRIAGLVTCRQRPGSASGVLFLTLEDETGNSNIVVWQRTQEHFRQALMSGQLLLVTGILETVDSVIHVIAGKLEDYTHELESLRLKSRNFH, encoded by the coding sequence ATGTCAATCTACGCCGAACTCCACTGCCTGTCCTGTTACAGCTTCCTGCGCGGCGCCTCCCATCCCCATGAACTGGTGGAGCGGGCGGCGCAGCTGGGCTACAGGGCGATAGCCGTTACCGATGAATGCTCGCTCGCAGGTATAGTGAAGGCTCACGTGGCGGCAAAAGAGGCGGGCATCCAACTGATTGTAGGCAGCGAATTCCGGCTGGAAGAAGGCTTCCGGCTGGTGGCGCTGGCACCAAGCCGGGCGGCCTACTCTGAACTCTCCGGGCTGATCAGCACCGCCCGCCGGCGCAGCCCCAAGGGGGAATACCAGGCCTCTCTGCGCGATGTGATCTTTCATCTCAAGCGCTGCCTGCTGATCTGGCTGCCGGAAGAAGACAGCGAACAGAGCCGGGCCTGGGGCAAGCAACTGGCGCGGCTGTGCAAAGAGCGGGTGTGGCTGGGTATCAGCCATCTGCTGGGCAACAACGAGGTGGGCCGCCAGCAACAGCTGCTGGCTATGGCCCGGGCGCTGAACATACCCCCTGTGGCCTGCGGCGATGTGCGTATGCACGCGGCAGCACGCAAGCCACTGCACGATGTCTTCACCGCACTGCATCACAACACCAGTATCGCCCAGTTAGGCATGCGCCGTCTGGGCAACAGCCAACAGCACCTGCGCTCAATGAAAAAAATCGCCCGGCTATACCACCCGCAACTGCTTGCGGAGACTGTTGCCATCGCCCGCCGCTGTCAGTTCACCCTGGAGGAGCTGCGCTACGAGTACCCGGAGGAAGTGGTGCCTGAGGGCCACAGTGCCAACAGCCACCTGCGTGCACTGGTCGCCGAGGGTAGTAAACGCCGCTGGCCCGCGGGCGTACCGGCTAAAGTCCAACAGCGTATCGAGCGGGAGCTGGCGCTGATTGAGGAGCTTGAGTACGAATACTACTTCCTCACGGTTTACGACATCGTCGACTTCGCCCGCACCAGGGGCATCCTGTGCCAGGGCCGGGGCTCTGCCGCCAACTCGGTGGTCTGTTACTGCCTGGGCATCACCGAGATATCACCGGAACAGATCTCACTGCTGTTTGAGCGCTTCATTTCCAAGGAGCGGGACGAGCCGCCAGACATCGATGTGGACTTCGAGCACGAGCGTCGCGAAGAGGTCATCCAATATATCTACCGTAAGTACAGCCGCAAGCGTGCAGCGCTGGCCGCCACTCTCATCACTTACCGCGCCCGCAGTGCCGTGCGCGATGTGGGCAAGGCACTGGGACTGGACCCAGCCTTCGTCGACGATCTGGCCCGCTCCATGGCCTGGTGGGACCGCACCGGGGATCTCAAACAGCGCTTCGAGGAACAGGGCGTGGCTGGCCACAATCACCAGGCGGAGCTGTTCTATTCGCTGGTCCAACAAATTCTCGGCTTCCCGCGCCACTTGTCGCAACACGTGGGCGGCTTTGTGATTACCCGCAGTCCCATCTCCACACTGGTGCCCGTGGAAAACGCGAGCATGGCCGAGCGCACGGTAATTCAGTGGGACAAACAAGATATCGAGGCGCTGGGGCTGCTCAAGGTAGATGTACTGGCCCTGGGCATGCTTTCAGCTATTCGTAAAAGCTTGCAAATGCTGCACCGCTACAACCCCGCCATCAAAACCGTGAGCGATATACCCAAGGAAGACAAAGCCACGTATCAGATGCTGCAGCAAGCCGACACCGTGGGCGTGTTCCAGATCGAATCCCGCGCCCAGATGTCGATGCTACCCCGACTCAAGCCGGCCTGCTTTTACGACCTGGTGATCGAGATCGCCATCGTCCGGCCAGGACCTATCCAGGGCGACATGGTACACCCCTATCTGCGGCGCAAGCAGGGGCTGGAGCCTGTCACCTACCCCTCAGAGGCGATCAAAGAAGTCCTTGAGAGCACTCTGGGGGTGCCCATCTTTCAGGAACAGGTCATCAAATTGGCCATGGTGGCAGCGGGCTTCTCCGGCGGTGAGGCGGATCAACTGCGTCGGGCCATTGCCAACTGGGGCCGCGATAGCAGGCTCGGAGAATTTGAACAGAAGCTGACCAAGGGCATGATCGAGCGCGGCTACGATGCAGACTTCGCCCGCCGGCTGTTCAACCAGATCAAGGGCTTTGCCGGTTACGGCTTTCCCGAATCCCACTCCGCCAGCTTCGCCCTGCTGGCCTATGTCTCGTCCTGGCTGAAACGCCACCACCCGGCGGCGTTTTTCGCCGGCCTGCTCAACAGCCAGCCCATGGGTTTCTACTCACCTTCACAGCTGGTACAAGACGCCCGTCGCCACGGCGTGGCCATGCTCCCCATCGACGTCAACCAGAGCCTGTGGGACCACGAACTGCTGGATGACCCGACGCACCCCGTGCGCCTGGGCCTACGACTGGTCAAAGGCCTCAGCCGCGAGGGCGCACAGCGCCTGGTAGAGGCTCGCCAGCAAGCGCCTTTTCGCCAGGTCAGCGACCTGCGCCGCAGGGCACAGCTGAATAAACGCGATATGGAAGCCCTGGCGGACGCCGACGCTCTTAACAGCTTGAGCGGCCATCGTCACCAGAGTCAGTGGCAGATCATGGCACTGGAGGAGAGCCGCCCGTTGCTGCGCGACGAGGAATACCAGAGCGGCCGCTACTTCAATGACGAGGTGCTACTCCCAGCACCCGCAGTGGCCGAAGAAGTATTATCAGACTATCGCGCCACCGGCCTCACCTTGCGCGCCCACCCTATGAGCTTGCTGCGCGAGCGCGCGCCTTTCAATCGCTGCAAGCGTCACAGCGATCTTGCGACATTGGGCAATAAACGTTTTGTGCGGATTGCCGGCCTGGTCACCTGTCGCCAGCGCCCGGGGAGTGCCTCGGGTGTATTGTTTCTCACCCTGGAAGATGAAACCGGCAACAGCAATATCGTGGTGTGGCAGCGCACTCAGGAGCACTTTCGTCAGGCACTGATGTCCGGGCAGCTGCTACTGGTCACCGGCATATTGGAAACAGTGGACAGCGTGATTCACGTGATCGCTGGCAAACTGGAAGACTACACCCATGAACTGGAGAGCCTGCGGTTAAAATCCCGCAACTTTCACTAA
- a CDS encoding helix-turn-helix domain-containing protein, protein MSELENVSAYLADNIIALRKRSELSQGKLAEKAGIPRSTLTHMESGAGNPSLTNLCKLAAALGVNIEELLSRPRNECSLLKADQVPILKRSGGKVQVHKLMPDKVRGIEIDRMQFVPGSSMAGKPHLQGTKEYLVTLLGSVGVAVGGQSWEVEAGDVLAFPGDQKHGYRNLGKGNSEALSIVLPLPYPVP, encoded by the coding sequence GTGAGTGAACTCGAGAACGTATCAGCCTACCTGGCCGACAACATCATCGCCCTGCGTAAGCGCAGCGAACTGAGCCAGGGAAAACTAGCCGAGAAAGCGGGTATTCCCCGCTCGACCCTTACCCATATGGAATCAGGTGCGGGCAACCCCTCACTCACCAATTTGTGCAAGCTGGCTGCCGCCCTGGGGGTAAATATCGAGGAACTGCTGTCGCGCCCGCGCAACGAGTGCAGCCTGCTGAAGGCAGATCAGGTGCCGATACTCAAGCGCAGCGGTGGTAAGGTCCAGGTTCACAAGCTGATGCCAGACAAGGTGCGGGGGATCGAAATCGACCGGATGCAGTTCGTCCCGGGAAGCTCGATGGCGGGCAAGCCCCATCTGCAGGGCACTAAGGAATACCTTGTGACCTTACTCGGTAGCGTCGGTGTCGCAGTGGGCGGGCAGAGCTGGGAGGTCGAGGCCGGTGATGTGCTTGCGTTTCCTGGCGACCAGAAGCACGGCTATCGCAATCTCGGCAAAGGGAATAGCGAAGCACTCAGTATCGTGCTGCCGCTACCCTACCCCGTGCCGTGA
- a CDS encoding alpha/beta fold hydrolase, whose product MSIYSVNVRQGFARTPDGVRIAYQVSGRGPALVCCHAMGSDHTMYDSHRDRFSQANTFITFDQRGSGASDHPAFEEGPGSPYTVEKFGDDLTAVLDELGVESAIVLGFSMGAIPALSFSIRSPGRVSRLILASAMASRLPQPIIERARLVEDMLDRKGIGETYDFYFSGALFEGLMEQEEFRDRIAQARVRATEQGFKGCFRVTIDRPSLVHKLDAITCPTLILVGENDTHYLAEAVLLQEKIEDARRVVLPGVGHAMSMQDPGQFEAEVMAFIQ is encoded by the coding sequence ATGAGTATCTACAGCGTAAATGTCAGGCAAGGATTTGCAAGAACGCCTGATGGGGTCCGCATTGCCTACCAGGTTTCCGGTCGCGGCCCGGCACTGGTCTGTTGTCATGCCATGGGAAGCGATCACACGATGTATGACAGCCATCGAGATCGGTTTTCTCAAGCTAATACGTTTATCACGTTTGATCAGCGGGGTTCGGGCGCATCTGATCATCCGGCTTTTGAGGAGGGCCCCGGGAGTCCATACACAGTTGAGAAATTTGGCGATGACCTGACAGCAGTGCTGGACGAGCTTGGTGTTGAGAGCGCCATTGTGCTGGGGTTTTCTATGGGCGCTATTCCGGCCCTGTCATTTTCTATCCGTTCTCCAGGCCGGGTGAGTCGTCTGATTCTGGCGTCAGCGATGGCCTCTCGGTTGCCCCAGCCGATTATAGAGCGAGCAAGATTAGTCGAAGATATGTTGGACAGAAAAGGGATCGGAGAAACCTACGACTTCTATTTTTCGGGCGCGTTGTTCGAAGGGCTGATGGAACAGGAAGAATTTCGCGATCGCATTGCACAGGCCCGGGTAAGAGCGACGGAGCAAGGATTCAAAGGCTGTTTTCGAGTCACTATTGATCGACCAAGTTTGGTGCACAAGCTTGATGCCATAACGTGCCCTACATTGATTCTGGTAGGCGAAAACGACACGCACTACCTGGCCGAGGCTGTACTTTTGCAAGAAAAAATTGAAGATGCCAGGAGAGTGGTTTTGCCGGGTGTCGGTCACGCGATGAGCATGCAAGATCCGGGGCAGTTTGAAGCTGAGGTGATGGCATTTATTCAATGA
- a CDS encoding VOC family protein — protein MRIEHANITVTNVNASVAFYQKLFGAHIRWQGTTSAGNRAAHVGVEDTYLSLFEADSEGRAPAGYEKVGFNHLGFEVDSLDHFRTLLGDLGVEPTEVEEYEPGSRLYFFDPDGNEIELIEY, from the coding sequence ATGCGAATTGAACATGCCAATATTACCGTAACCAATGTGAATGCCAGTGTGGCCTTCTACCAGAAGCTGTTTGGGGCCCACATTCGCTGGCAGGGTACCACCAGTGCTGGCAATCGGGCTGCCCACGTGGGCGTTGAGGACACTTACCTGTCACTCTTTGAAGCCGACTCTGAAGGGCGCGCTCCGGCAGGCTATGAAAAAGTGGGCTTTAACCACCTGGGCTTTGAGGTAGATAGTCTGGATCACTTTCGCACTCTGCTCGGTGATCTGGGGGTAGAGCCCACCGAGGTGGAGGAATATGAGCCAGGGAGCAGATTGTATTTCTTCGACCCGGACGGCAATGAGATCGAGCTGATTGAGTACTAG
- a CDS encoding DUF427 domain-containing protein: protein MKAIWNGKVLAESDDTVIVESNHYFPASSIVREYFKDSAAKSVCPWKGEASYYDLEVDGEVNREAAWYYPETKEKAAHIKGMIAFWRGVQVVL, encoded by the coding sequence ATGAAAGCTATATGGAATGGCAAGGTCCTGGCGGAAAGCGACGACACAGTGATCGTTGAATCAAACCATTATTTCCCGGCAAGTTCGATTGTTCGCGAATATTTCAAAGATAGTGCTGCTAAATCTGTTTGTCCCTGGAAAGGTGAAGCAAGCTATTACGACCTGGAAGTGGATGGTGAAGTGAACAGGGAGGCTGCCTGGTACTATCCTGAAACGAAGGAGAAGGCAGCGCATATCAAGGGCATGATTGCATTCTGGCGTGGTGTGCAAGTAGTCCTCTGA
- a CDS encoding Fis family transcriptional regulator, whose product MRKTDRKIENGIREALTEVCDVALKDVEGFKWLTHFVNYNAFPDSLSVVCVFDKQSDLSLALVNHHDEFIRSLIGEKLRALGVQIKDIGRQVSFDTEEDCDIENDGNWKARFR is encoded by the coding sequence ATGCGTAAAACGGACAGAAAAATTGAAAACGGTATCAGAGAGGCGCTTACTGAGGTTTGTGATGTCGCCCTTAAAGACGTTGAAGGATTCAAGTGGTTAACGCATTTTGTGAACTACAATGCCTTCCCTGATTCATTGTCGGTTGTTTGTGTGTTCGACAAACAAAGCGATTTATCATTGGCACTAGTGAACCACCACGATGAATTTATAAGATCATTGATTGGTGAAAAGCTTAGAGCCTTGGGTGTTCAGATCAAAGACATAGGGCGGCAAGTAAGCTTTGACACCGAAGAAGACTGTGATATCGAGAATGATGGCAATTGGAAAGCGCGGTTCAGATGA
- a CDS encoding PaaI family thioesterase: MSEVALPVTNENVLEFYDWLFAPWVKEMGLQDINVSHGQAVAILPQNEKLQFSNGAICGQIIMSAIDTVASIAVATTDRLSKGTVYQHTHFLRPALSDNLRVEAQVLRFGKTTAFLETKVTYVSSEKLVAHASLEFAF, from the coding sequence GTGAGTGAAGTGGCACTGCCTGTAACAAATGAAAATGTACTAGAGTTCTATGACTGGTTATTTGCTCCCTGGGTTAAAGAAATGGGGCTTCAAGATATTAACGTATCTCATGGTCAAGCCGTTGCAATACTTCCCCAGAACGAGAAGTTGCAGTTCTCTAACGGCGCAATTTGTGGCCAAATCATTATGTCTGCCATCGACACCGTGGCATCAATAGCGGTGGCAACAACCGATCGCTTGTCAAAAGGCACCGTTTATCAGCACACTCACTTCTTACGCCCCGCACTTTCAGACAATCTACGGGTGGAGGCGCAGGTTTTACGGTTCGGCAAGACTACGGCATTCTTGGAAACCAAAGTGACGTACGTATCCTCCGAAAAATTGGTGGCACATGCTTCATTAGAGTTTGCTTTCTAA
- a CDS encoding GFA family protein, which produces MKKASCQCGQLTASCPDGYLMHVQCSCVDCQRRTGTPSSFQVWYKASEVQLSGKYKIFERAALSGNNLRSGFCPNCGTTLFVEPPMGLALFDVDVIQIAVGCFFDPEFDAPEMAVWTRDMPEWIQAAPLKEFQYENQGESLEAIKEDLAKLGRL; this is translated from the coding sequence ATGAAAAAGGCATCCTGCCAATGCGGTCAGTTAACAGCCTCTTGCCCAGACGGATACTTGATGCATGTTCAGTGTTCTTGTGTAGATTGTCAGCGGCGTACGGGTACACCTTCAAGCTTCCAAGTCTGGTACAAAGCAAGCGAAGTGCAACTCTCAGGAAAATACAAGATATTTGAACGAGCCGCACTTAGTGGTAACAACTTACGATCTGGCTTTTGCCCGAATTGTGGTACTACGTTATTTGTCGAGCCGCCTATGGGGTTAGCGCTTTTCGACGTAGATGTTATCCAAATAGCTGTTGGATGCTTTTTTGACCCGGAATTCGATGCGCCTGAAATGGCAGTTTGGACGCGTGATATGCCAGAGTGGATTCAGGCAGCACCTCTAAAAGAGTTCCAGTATGAGAATCAAGGAGAATCCTTGGAAGCCATTAAAGAAGATTTAGCAAAGTTAGGCAGGCTTTAG
- a CDS encoding argininosuccinate synthase: protein MSDVKKVVLAYSGGLDTSVIVRWLQDTYNCEVVTFTADIGQGEEVEPARAKAEAMGVKEIYIDDLREEFVRDFVFPMFRANTVYEGEYLLGTSIARPLIAKRLIEIANETGAEAISHGATGKGNDQVRFELGAYALKPGIQVIAPWREWDLGSRESLMQYCAERDIPVDFANAKKKSPYSMDANLLHISYEGDLLEDPWAEPEEDMWRWSVSPEDAPDEVTYMELTFEKGDVVAIDGEAMSPATVLETLNKVGGANGIGRDDIVENRYVGMKSRGCYETPGGTILLKAHRAIESITLDREVTHMKDELMPRYAKLVYNGYWWSPERKMLQAAIDESQDVVNGTVKLRLYKGNVIVAGRKSADSLFDESIATFEDDAGAYDQKDAEGFIKLNALRMRIAANKGRDLL from the coding sequence ATGTCAGACGTGAAGAAAGTCGTACTGGCCTATTCTGGCGGCCTCGATACCTCGGTAATCGTGCGCTGGCTGCAGGATACCTACAACTGTGAAGTCGTGACCTTCACCGCCGATATCGGCCAGGGCGAAGAGGTCGAGCCGGCCCGCGCCAAGGCTGAAGCCATGGGGGTCAAGGAAATCTATATCGATGACCTGCGCGAGGAATTCGTGCGCGACTTCGTTTTTCCCATGTTTCGCGCCAATACCGTCTACGAGGGCGAGTATCTGCTGGGCACATCAATTGCCCGGCCGCTGATTGCCAAACGCCTGATCGAGATCGCCAACGAAACCGGGGCCGAAGCGATTTCGCACGGCGCCACCGGCAAGGGCAACGACCAGGTGCGTTTCGAGCTGGGTGCCTACGCACTTAAGCCGGGTATTCAAGTGATTGCTCCCTGGCGTGAATGGGACCTCGGGTCCCGCGAATCTCTGATGCAATACTGCGCCGAGCGCGATATTCCGGTCGATTTCGCCAACGCCAAGAAAAAATCGCCTTACTCGATGGATGCCAACCTGCTGCACATTTCCTACGAGGGCGACTTGCTTGAAGACCCCTGGGCCGAGCCTGAGGAAGATATGTGGCGCTGGAGTGTGAGCCCTGAAGACGCCCCCGATGAAGTCACCTATATGGAGCTGACCTTCGAGAAAGGTGACGTGGTGGCCATCGACGGCGAGGCCATGAGCCCAGCCACAGTGCTCGAAACCCTGAACAAGGTGGGCGGTGCCAATGGTATTGGCCGCGACGATATCGTCGAGAACCGCTACGTGGGTATGAAGTCACGCGGCTGCTATGAGACTCCGGGAGGCACCATTCTGCTCAAGGCGCACCGTGCTATAGAGTCGATTACCCTGGACCGCGAAGTGACGCACATGAAAGATGAGCTCATGCCGCGTTACGCCAAGCTGGTTTATAACGGCTACTGGTGGAGCCCGGAGCGCAAGATGCTGCAGGCGGCTATCGACGAGTCGCAGGACGTGGTGAACGGAACGGTTAAGCTCAGGCTCTACAAAGGCAATGTGATCGTTGCCGGCCGTAAATCTGCTGACAGCCTGTTCGATGAAAGTATTGCTACTTTCGAAGATGATGCCGGCGCTTACGACCAGAAAGATGCGGAAGGCTTCATCAAGCTTAACGCTCTGCGTATGCGGATCGCAGCGAACAAGGGACGGGACTTGCTTTAG
- a CDS encoding nuclear transport factor 2 family protein, with protein MYRIFLTLLLQFVVSINSQASTEVEVFEPIDKLFAAISNVKHQDMRATVTESFVLLEDGEVWTIEDLISVVSPSEYARTNFFSIINIETMNDIALVNYWNKANFDNKKSSEDVIWLESAVIKKVNGMWLILQMHSTRLEPNAVSENVVFTQQKI; from the coding sequence ATGTATAGGATTTTTCTTACGCTACTTTTACAGTTTGTCGTTTCAATCAATAGTCAAGCGAGCACGGAGGTTGAAGTATTCGAGCCGATTGACAAATTGTTCGCAGCTATATCGAATGTGAAGCACCAGGATATGAGGGCCACTGTTACGGAATCCTTTGTTCTGTTGGAGGATGGTGAGGTATGGACTATTGAAGATCTAATTAGTGTTGTTTCCCCGTCTGAATACGCCAGAACAAATTTTTTCAGCATTATCAACATCGAAACAATGAATGATATTGCTCTAGTTAATTACTGGAATAAAGCAAACTTTGACAACAAGAAGAGCAGCGAAGATGTGATTTGGCTGGAAAGTGCGGTTATCAAGAAAGTGAATGGTATGTGGCTAATTTTACAAATGCATTCCACAAGGTTAGAGCCTAACGCCGTGTCTGAAAATGTCGTTTTTACCCAGCAAAAAATATAA